A stretch of the Acyrthosiphon pisum isolate AL4f chromosome A2, pea_aphid_22Mar2018_4r6ur, whole genome shotgun sequence genome encodes the following:
- the LOC100571478 gene encoding homeobox protein koza-like, with amino-acid sequence MECPKPSFLIRDLIGDVLQTSKSSDMSSDEGTTDMDDRTLAVSNFSALPLLVQKHHHHHHYQQHQDMMTGKSCGRKVRRRRTAFTHAQLAYLERKFRSQKYLSVADRSDVAEALNLSETQVKTWYQNRRTKWKRQNQLRLDQLRQQSVEPQSETSAATAEYGQHHKQQHQQHRLHSAEPHHGRQTEHRVYVPSPADSDMQAVAESSAAAPLTSSTAAAAAAAFIGAPYPGVANGARWNFLTTAAAIVRNVSYVHGCHM; translated from the exons ATGGAGTGCCCGAAACCTTCGTTTCTCATCAGGGACTTGATCGGAGATGTCTTACAAACTTCAAAATCTTCAG ATATGTCCAGCGATGAAGGCACCACCGACATGGATGACCGTACGCTGGCGGTCAGCAATTTTTCCGCGCTCCCATTGTTGGTGCAAaaacaccaccaccaccatcactACCAACAGCACCAAGACATGATGACCGGGAAGTCATGCGGCCGAAAAGTCAGACGCAGGAGGACAGCGTTCACGCACGCTCAACTGGCTTATCTCGAACGCAAGTTTCGTTCTCAGAAGTATTTGTCTGTAGCCGATCGGAGCGACGTGGCCGAGGCGTTGAACTTGTCGGAAACTCAAGTCAAAACGTGGTACCAAAATCGAAG AACGAAGTGGAAGCGTCAGAACCAGTTGCGCCTCGATCAGCTGCGTCAACAGTCGGTTGAGCCGCAGTCGGAAACGTCCGCAGCCACCGCCGAGTACGGACAGCACCACAAGCAACAGCACCAGCAGCACAGGCTGCACTCGGCGGAACCGCACCACGGCCGACAAACCGAGCACAGAGTGTACGTACCGTCGCCGGCGGACTCGGACATGCAGGCGGTAGCCGAGTCGTCGGCCGCCGCACCGTTAACGTCGTCGACGGCGGCAGCGGCTGCAGCAGCGTTCATCGGCGCGCCGTACCCGGGGGTGGCCAACGGCGCGCGGTGGAACTTTCTGACCACGGCCGCGGCCATCGTGCGGAACGTGTCGTACGTGCATGGGTGTCACATgtaa